Proteins encoded in a region of the Mucilaginibacter sabulilitoris genome:
- a CDS encoding glycoside hydrolase family 38 N-terminal domain-containing protein, whose amino-acid sequence MKKLIISTIILSYGCMVNLYAQTNYRPHGSKNTDHSYFKKGTVNFISSSHQDIAWMDSIAACEKFRDEKMITPVLAIMKTNPDYCFRVEDALSLREYLKRHPDRYNDILKYTKEGRLEWGGTYNMPYESMYDGEALIRETYLGRKWLKKILPGCDFTVASNEDVPGRAMQMPQILAKAGIKYLDISRHEAGIYRWYSPDGSNVLMYTPGHYDGSGRDIWDVKTDKKKKEGVINHLNAWDVYFKTNKFKPALPILISSDWLQPMEFSSLMASWNKSAKSEGLPQLKFSSSAASFKGLDAPNARYEKLIGERPNVWLYIHGPTHEHALTDSRMANRTLTAAEKFAAINATIRNDFSNYPEKDFTTAWENAIYPDHGWGGKHGDMTDLTFRNKFENAYTIANDILKKSLTSITQSIGFNKKGRAIVVFNPLSWERSDKVEVSVNVYGQDTLSYKIIDAASGIEVPSQLVKAKPANGSDEVITLAFVASKVPSLGYKSYYLQPYINGLNKNGVPLAPTNASAINATANINVYENKFYKVEFADGGLKSVFDKDLQTELLEPKKLLGGEIFQLESIGNGAGEFNDVQPVTMNGFEKVSQYKPKWNCVEYGPVRKTWELTQQTKFATIHQTVTLYDDLKQIDFKAEILGFSGERYREYRMAFPLKQTQSKVAYEVPMGVVEVGKSEIKGAAGFSYGVQDYSTECSKVHPREVQDWFNASKNNTSVTISSSVAVFDWIDATDSTNINTVLQPILLSSRKSCHSEGNYYLQTGNHSFQFSLTSNQGDWQNSVHSGKQQNQPLQPVVLNVDQLRPGLPLNFSFAGVTGDNLVISTIKKSEDENNIIMRLVDMRGKTVDAKINWFGKINSVSSTNIIEEDDTPVKAHEGIQLKIKPYSIETIRIK is encoded by the coding sequence ATGAAAAAACTAATCATATCAACTATAATACTTTCCTATGGTTGCATGGTCAATTTATACGCACAAACCAATTACCGGCCGCATGGATCAAAAAATACGGATCATTCTTACTTTAAAAAAGGCACCGTCAATTTCATAAGTTCCAGCCATCAGGATATAGCCTGGATGGATTCCATCGCAGCTTGTGAAAAATTCAGAGATGAAAAAATGATTACCCCGGTTTTGGCGATCATGAAGACAAATCCTGATTATTGTTTTCGCGTAGAAGATGCCTTGAGTTTACGGGAATATTTGAAAAGACACCCCGATCGGTATAACGACATCCTGAAATATACCAAAGAGGGAAGACTGGAATGGGGAGGCACTTATAATATGCCTTATGAATCCATGTATGATGGGGAAGCATTGATCCGTGAAACTTATTTGGGGAGGAAATGGTTAAAAAAAATACTTCCTGGCTGTGATTTTACCGTGGCCTCAAATGAAGATGTCCCAGGAAGGGCTATGCAAATGCCACAAATATTGGCCAAAGCAGGAATAAAGTATCTCGATATTTCAAGACACGAGGCAGGCATTTACCGTTGGTACAGTCCTGATGGCAGCAATGTGTTGATGTATACTCCCGGCCATTATGATGGTTCTGGCAGGGATATATGGGACGTAAAAACAGATAAAAAAAAGAAAGAAGGGGTAATTAATCACCTTAATGCTTGGGATGTGTATTTCAAAACAAACAAATTCAAACCGGCGCTTCCTATTCTTATTTCTTCCGATTGGTTACAACCTATGGAATTTAGCTCTTTGATGGCATCATGGAATAAATCTGCAAAAAGCGAAGGATTACCTCAACTGAAATTTTCGAGTTCGGCCGCCTCATTTAAAGGCCTTGATGCGCCAAACGCGCGGTACGAAAAATTGATCGGTGAACGCCCCAATGTTTGGTTATATATCCACGGGCCCACACACGAACATGCCTTAACAGACTCAAGGATGGCTAACAGAACGCTTACAGCAGCCGAAAAATTTGCTGCGATTAACGCCACTATTCGAAATGATTTTTCGAACTATCCCGAAAAAGATTTTACCACAGCCTGGGAAAATGCTATTTATCCCGATCATGGCTGGGGTGGAAAACATGGAGATATGACCGACCTGACATTTAGGAATAAGTTTGAAAATGCTTACACTATAGCTAATGATATATTAAAAAAGAGTTTAACTTCTATCACGCAATCAATAGGCTTTAATAAAAAGGGTCGCGCTATTGTAGTTTTTAATCCATTATCATGGGAGCGGAGCGATAAGGTAGAGGTGAGTGTAAATGTGTATGGGCAAGATACCCTGTCCTATAAGATTATTGACGCAGCCTCTGGCATTGAAGTTCCGAGTCAGCTTGTAAAAGCAAAACCCGCCAACGGATCAGACGAAGTGATAACGCTCGCTTTTGTTGCAAGTAAAGTACCATCGCTTGGATATAAAAGTTATTACCTGCAACCATATATAAATGGGTTGAATAAAAATGGAGTCCCTTTAGCGCCAACCAATGCATCTGCCATTAACGCCACAGCTAATATAAATGTATATGAGAATAAATTTTATAAAGTTGAATTTGCCGATGGTGGTCTCAAAAGCGTTTTCGATAAAGATCTGCAAACAGAGCTTTTGGAGCCTAAGAAGTTATTAGGGGGCGAAATATTCCAGCTGGAATCAATAGGTAATGGAGCTGGGGAATTCAATGATGTGCAACCGGTAACAATGAATGGTTTTGAAAAAGTAAGCCAATATAAACCCAAATGGAATTGTGTAGAATACGGACCTGTACGTAAAACATGGGAGCTCACTCAGCAAACAAAATTTGCCACCATCCATCAAACGGTGACGTTATATGACGACCTAAAGCAGATTGATTTTAAAGCGGAGATCTTAGGGTTTTCCGGCGAACGCTACCGCGAGTACAGGATGGCTTTCCCGTTAAAGCAAACACAATCAAAAGTTGCTTATGAGGTTCCAATGGGCGTAGTAGAGGTTGGAAAGAGCGAAATAAAAGGTGCTGCAGGGTTTTCTTATGGTGTTCAGGATTATTCTACGGAATGCAGTAAGGTTCATCCGCGTGAGGTTCAGGACTGGTTTAATGCAAGTAAAAATAACACATCAGTTACCATTAGCAGTTCTGTTGCAGTATTTGATTGGATTGATGCCACAGATTCTACCAATATCAATACCGTTCTTCAGCCTATTTTATTATCAAGCCGTAAAAGTTGTCATAGTGAAGGCAACTATTATTTGCAAACCGGTAATCATTCTTTTCAGTTTAGCTTAACATCCAATCAAGGCGACTGGCAAAATAGTGTGCATTCAGGGAAACAGCAAAATCAACCCCTTCAACCCGTAGTATTGAACGTAGATCAACTTAGGCCTGGTTTGCCCCTGAACTTTAGTTTCGCCGGTGTAACTGGTGATAATCTTGTTATTTCAACAATAAAGAAATCTGAAGATGAGAATAACATCATTATGCGCTTGGTTGATATGCGGGGTAAAACCGTTGATGCCAAAATAAACTGGTTTGGTAAAATAAATTCAGTTAGCAGTACCAATATAATAGAGGAAGACGATACGCCGGTTAAAGCACATGAAGGCATCCAGTTAAAGATTAAACCTTACTCAATTGAAACCATACGCATTAAATAA